One Dysidea avara chromosome 7, odDysAvar1.4, whole genome shotgun sequence genomic region harbors:
- the LOC136260434 gene encoding TNF receptor-associated factor 3-like, which yields MMASSGSGYAYTFVITPPGALLCQICQLVAREPQLSVCCGNNFCKLCLEKRISEEGGCPSCDDSDVFFTTFPNKLSDREIKKLLILCQNKDKGCKWRDELEKTEDHLRLCEFEDVQCPGGCEMLVQRQNVTTHLQNECLHRQVNCEHCHVTGEYGWIIGQHRDTCAKLPLACPNECGLTDITRSELKQHLRKCPLQKVYCRFRTMGCEAMILSGSQGEHDDTCMKEHFQLMRNELVKTKEELIDLKLQVGEGRFYKSWDDKPKEVELASKHQKKNEPLFPLEDDLLHQNEVQHLQDLNAKLHGKLDVVTTELHRTQEEFAHWKMMNGSFLSKLLSTLDWETRLELSSSLTSQTELVAPVIMKITNVSHKKDHRTVYKSPIFLTHENGYRVYVHIIPGGKGYRVTQFSVHIKLIKDLQHGSKEMQSEIIKSVHITKNSAYFNNGDVAYQPKGNFTVSLLNQLSNSKHCRTSLKYDNVKGAETVDQGDADECQYVMNDCAYFEVCYTQVDEWD from the exons ATGATGGCGAGTAGTGGAAGTGGTTACGCTTATACGTTTGTTATCACGCCTCCTGGAGCACTGTTGTGCCAAATATGTCAACTGGTAGCTCGCGAACCACAATTGTCTGTTTGTTGCGGCAACAATTTCTGCAAGTTGTGTCTGGAGAAGAGAATAAGCGAAGAAGGAGGGTGTCCATCCTGTGATGATAGCGACGTCTTTTTTACAACCTTTCCGAACAAGTTATCAGATCGCGAAATTAAGAAGTTGCTTATTCTGTGTCAGAACAAGGACAAAGGCTGCAAATGGCGAGATGAGTTAGAGAAGACAGAAGATCACTTACGCTTGTGTGAATTTGAAGATGTGCAGTGCCCAGGTGGTTGTGAGATGCTTGTTCAGAGACAAAACGTAACCACCCACCTTCAAAATGAGTGTTTGCATCGTCAAGTGAACTGTGAACATTGCCACGTGACTGGAGAGTATGGATGGATCATAGGGCAACATAGGGACACGTGCGCCAAGTTACCGTTAGCCTGTCCCAATGAGTGTGGCCTTACAGATATCACTAGGAGTGAGTTGAAACAGCACCTGAGGAAATGTCCATTGCAAAAGGTTTACTGTCGGTTTCGTACTATGGGATGTGAAGCCATGATCCTGAGTGGCAGTCAAGGCGAGCATGATGACACTTGCATGAAAGAACATTTCCAGCTGATGAGAAATGAACTTGTGAAGACCAAAGAAGAATTAATAGATCTCAAGTTACAAGTTGGGGAAGGGAGGTTTTATAAATCTTGGGATGACAAACCGAAGGAGGTTGAGCTTGCATCGAAACACCAGAAGAAAAATGAACCACTTTTCCCACTTGAGGATGATCTATTACATCAAAATGAAGTTCAACACTTACAAGACCTTAATGCTAAACTGCATGGGAAGCTTGATGTGGTTACCACTGAGTTACATAGAACGCAAGAGGAGTTTGCCCATTGGAAAATGATGAATGGCTCGTTCCTAAGCAAACTATTAAGTACTCTGGATTGGGAAACACGGCTGGAATTATCAAGCTCACTAACAAGTCAAACTGAACTGGTAGCTCCAGTAATAATGAAGATAACCAACGTCTCTCATAAAAAAGATCACCGTACTGTTTATAAGAGTCCAATCTTTCTCACGCATGAGAATGGCTACAGGGTCTATGTTCATATTATTCCTGGAGGGAAAGGCTATAGAGTCACTCAATTTTCTGTCCATATTAAATTAATCAAAGATTTGCAGCATGGTAGTAAAGAAATGCAGAGT GAAATAATTAAAAGCGTGCACATCACGAAAAACAGTGCATACTTCAATAATGGGGATGTAGCATACCAACCCAAAGGAAATTTTACTGTTTCACTTCTGAACCAACTTAGCAATTCGAAACATTGTCGTACCAGTTTGAAGTATGACAATGTAAAAGGAGCAGAAACTGTGGACCAAGGA GATGCAGATGAGTGCCAGTACGTCATGAATGATTGTGCGTACTTTGAAGTGTGTTACACTCAAGTGGATGAGTGGGACTAA
- the LOC136259724 gene encoding histone-lysine N-methyltransferase KMT5B-like isoform X1, giving the protein MTPSRQLAEFDDISSSLVVDPMLGFTTHKMCSRFRHVRGKYHDLKAIVMEFSEDGDTEKAYKLLVEDTEWARLYFLRKTEEQKAAFKEHLVRYLRVYEPDSGFKVTSSNRYSQDKEGAGAKLVVTKTWKVGQYIPNLFGCIAEMSKEEERTFLKPGQNDFSVMFSTRKRCSQLWLGPAAYVNHDCKPTCKFIAKGRDTAYVRVLEDMEPGDEITCYYGDNFFGEGNELCECETCESKGRGAFRDRSELKTKSKYTLRHTESRVKINKRSRDESQDDQSTCSDVSIDSGSGDLLPKQRKKSKQSVKKSSTAPSTDMSKNSSDPVKSLGSSISRYQLQKKESPECVFGTKTDDNTKSLSNGSAELESAHEQTKCPERDVEEIQNCPEEVKPANIPLPVTEKIQEKCDIRQSICANWKTGNNGNSSSATFSFPYQMAEIHTSATVVANRTDNANSTILQCTVVLENTPQASS; this is encoded by the exons ATGACTCCTTCGAGGCAGCTTGCCGAGTTCGATGACATTTCCAGTAGTCTCGTGGTGGACCCAATGCTGGGGTTCACCACACACAAAATGTGTAGCAGGTTTAGACACGTCAGAGGCAAATATCACGACTTGAAGGCGAttgtaatggaattttctgaGGATGGCGATACCGAGAAGGCGTACAAACTGCTAGTGGAGGACACAGAATGGGCCCGCTTGTACTTTTTACGAAAAACGGAAGAACAAAAGGCTGCCTTCAAGGAACAT CTAGTTCGCTACTTGCGTGTCTATGAACCAGACTCAGGATTTAAGGTCACCTCATCAAACAGATATTCTCAGGACAAAGAAGGAGCTGGGGCCAAACTTGTTGTGACTAAAACGTG GAAAGTTGGCCAGTATATTCCCAATTTATTTGGCTGCATAGCAGAGATGTCTAAAGAGGAAGAACGGACATTTCTCAAGCCTGGCCAGAATGACTTTAGTGTCATGTTCTCAACACGCAAGAGGTGTTCTCAACTATGGCTGGGTCCAGCAGCCTATGTCAACCATG ATTGCAAGCCAACGTGTAAA TTTATAGCCAAAGGAAGAGACACTGCTTATGTCAGAGTGTTGGAGGACATGGAACCTGGAGACGAGATCACTTGTTACTATGGGGACAATTTTTTTGGCGAAGGAAATGAATTGTGTGAATGTGAGACTTGTGAAAG taaagGACGAGGTGCCTTCAGGGACAGATCTGAACTGAAAACCAAATCTAAGTACACTTTACGGCATACAGAGAGTCGGGTGAAAATTAATAAGCGATCAAGAGATGAAAGCCAAGATGATCaaagtacat GTTCTGATGTTAGTATTGACAGTGGTAGTGGTGACTTGTTACCAAAGCAACGGAAGAAAAGTAAACAATCCGTTAAGAAATCGTCTACTGCACCATCAACAGATATGAGCAAGAACTCATCTGATCCTGTCAAGTCATTGGGTAGTAGTATCAGTCGATATCAATTACAGAAAAAAGAAAGTCCAGAGTGTGTGTTTGGCACAAAGACTGATGATAATACAAAGAGCCTCAGCAATGGTTCTGCAGAATTGGAATCCGCTCATGAACAGACTAAATGTCCAGAGCGTGATGTGGAAGAGATACAGAATTGTCCTGAGGAAGTAAAGCCTGCTAATATACCATTACCAGTGACTGAGAAGATACAGGAAAAATGTGACATACGGCAAAGCATTTGTGCTAACTGGAAAACTGGAAATAATGGTAACTCCTCTTCAGCAACTTTTTCATTCCCCTACCAGATGGCAGAAATTCATACATCTGCCACAGTAGTGGCTAATCGTACAGACAATGCTAACAGTACGatactacagtgtacagttgTGCTGGAGAATACTCCCCAGGCGTCATCCTAG
- the LOC136259724 gene encoding histone-lysine N-methyltransferase KMT5B-like isoform X2, which produces MTPSRQLAEFDDISSSLVVDPMLGFTTHKMCSRFRHVRGKYHDLKAIVMEFSEDGDTEKAYKLLVEDTEWARLYFLRKTEEQKAAFKEHLVRYLRVYEPDSGFKVTSSNRYSQDKEGAGAKLVVTKTWKVGQYIPNLFGCIAEMSKEEERTFLKPGQNDFSVMFSTRKRCSQLWLGPAAYVNHDCKPTCKFIAKGRDTAYVRVLEDMEPGDEITCYYGDNFFGEGNELCECETCESKGRGAFRDRSELKTKSKYTLRHTESRVKINKRSRDESQDDQSSDVSIDSGSGDLLPKQRKKSKQSVKKSSTAPSTDMSKNSSDPVKSLGSSISRYQLQKKESPECVFGTKTDDNTKSLSNGSAELESAHEQTKCPERDVEEIQNCPEEVKPANIPLPVTEKIQEKCDIRQSICANWKTGNNGNSSSATFSFPYQMAEIHTSATVVANRTDNANSTILQCTVVLENTPQASS; this is translated from the exons ATGACTCCTTCGAGGCAGCTTGCCGAGTTCGATGACATTTCCAGTAGTCTCGTGGTGGACCCAATGCTGGGGTTCACCACACACAAAATGTGTAGCAGGTTTAGACACGTCAGAGGCAAATATCACGACTTGAAGGCGAttgtaatggaattttctgaGGATGGCGATACCGAGAAGGCGTACAAACTGCTAGTGGAGGACACAGAATGGGCCCGCTTGTACTTTTTACGAAAAACGGAAGAACAAAAGGCTGCCTTCAAGGAACAT CTAGTTCGCTACTTGCGTGTCTATGAACCAGACTCAGGATTTAAGGTCACCTCATCAAACAGATATTCTCAGGACAAAGAAGGAGCTGGGGCCAAACTTGTTGTGACTAAAACGTG GAAAGTTGGCCAGTATATTCCCAATTTATTTGGCTGCATAGCAGAGATGTCTAAAGAGGAAGAACGGACATTTCTCAAGCCTGGCCAGAATGACTTTAGTGTCATGTTCTCAACACGCAAGAGGTGTTCTCAACTATGGCTGGGTCCAGCAGCCTATGTCAACCATG ATTGCAAGCCAACGTGTAAA TTTATAGCCAAAGGAAGAGACACTGCTTATGTCAGAGTGTTGGAGGACATGGAACCTGGAGACGAGATCACTTGTTACTATGGGGACAATTTTTTTGGCGAAGGAAATGAATTGTGTGAATGTGAGACTTGTGAAAG taaagGACGAGGTGCCTTCAGGGACAGATCTGAACTGAAAACCAAATCTAAGTACACTTTACGGCATACAGAGAGTCGGGTGAAAATTAATAAGCGATCAAGAGATGAAAGCCAAGATGATCaaa GTTCTGATGTTAGTATTGACAGTGGTAGTGGTGACTTGTTACCAAAGCAACGGAAGAAAAGTAAACAATCCGTTAAGAAATCGTCTACTGCACCATCAACAGATATGAGCAAGAACTCATCTGATCCTGTCAAGTCATTGGGTAGTAGTATCAGTCGATATCAATTACAGAAAAAAGAAAGTCCAGAGTGTGTGTTTGGCACAAAGACTGATGATAATACAAAGAGCCTCAGCAATGGTTCTGCAGAATTGGAATCCGCTCATGAACAGACTAAATGTCCAGAGCGTGATGTGGAAGAGATACAGAATTGTCCTGAGGAAGTAAAGCCTGCTAATATACCATTACCAGTGACTGAGAAGATACAGGAAAAATGTGACATACGGCAAAGCATTTGTGCTAACTGGAAAACTGGAAATAATGGTAACTCCTCTTCAGCAACTTTTTCATTCCCCTACCAGATGGCAGAAATTCATACATCTGCCACAGTAGTGGCTAATCGTACAGACAATGCTAACAGTACGatactacagtgtacagttgTGCTGGAGAATACTCCCCAGGCGTCATCCTAG
- the LOC136260435 gene encoding membrane-associated transporter protein-like: MWWRLKIIALTGVSGMIDFLYAVEGAYFVPAIYDKGLSTFYGSMLLSLSPVLGILFQSYLGSASDQCKCRWGKRRPFILALTICCICGLVLFPFTEDVSDLLGGARLPVLIVLTVIATTLVDFGAGALQVPSRAYLLDVLPQKHTKFGNILYSVWVSVGATIGFAFGAINWSSDFSTQVKIVCGISLVITVICVTLTLFSVDEQNPQVKVTVKETTDASCKPPSSDNGDIDIMERTNDDNNDRCSCDVSIASDDREAACNGAKIQGQCAHMMKYLSIDDLTILPNGEYVTDVVFDDQKNCGCDCISNFTSSLVGNYRFTKYMSSPMWILTFAYFFGFLAIFSETFFFTDYVADTIYNGDITAPENSTAYNEYIKGVRIGSLAFGVASLSSLITSMLLGPTMKLIGTRPTFVASYVVVMMQSGIMIFNRNVIVLFLLSATMLCNSVLLTIVPFILISQYETKSILLRKVWPYADKNLIGRACSVLITALLLSQTIALLTNGPLQDLYGGAESVMIITCASSFVGAVIACFVTIPPTETSNKNSVKLPKIKEEITEL; this comes from the coding sequence ATGTGGTGGCGGCTAAAAATAATCGCTTTGACTGGCGTTTCTGGCATGATAGACTTCCTCTATGCTGTAGAAggtgcgtattttgtaccagcTATTTATGATAAAGGATTATCCACCTTTTATGGATCCATGTTGCTATCCCTTAGTCCCGTATTGGGTATTCTGTTTCAGAGTTACCTTGGGTCTGCTAGTGACCAGTGTAAGTGTCGCTGGGGGAAACGTAGACCTTTTATACTAGCACTGACTATTTGTTGTATTTGTGGATTAGTACTATTCCCCTTTACTGAAGACGTATCAGATCTGCTGGGTGGAGCAAGGCTTCCTGTTCTTATTGTGTTAACAGTAATAGCAACAACTCTGGTTGACTTTGGTGCAGGTGCTCTACAAGTTCCATCCAGGGCTTACCTGTTAGATGTCCTACCGCAAAAGCACACTAAATTTGGCAACATATTATACTCCGTATGGGTATCAGTAGGGGCTACAATAGGATTTGCTTTTGGTGCTATAAACTGGTCATCTGATTTTAGTACGCAAGTTAAAATAGTGTGTGGTATATCACTGGTGATCACTGTAATCTGTGTTACCCTAACACTGTTCAGTGTTGATGAACAAAACCCACAAGTGAAGGTAACAGTAAAAGAGACTACTGATGCATCATGTAAACCTCCCTCATCAGATAATGGCGACATTGATATAATGGAACGTACAAATGATGATAATAACGATAGATGTTCTTGTGATGTATCAATTGCAAGTGATGACAGAGAAGCTGCTTGTAATGGTGCTAAAATTCAAGGACAGTGTGCCCATATGATGAAATACTTGTCGATAGATGACTTGACCATATTGCCAAATGGAGAGTATGTTACAGATGTCGTATTTGATGATCAGAAAAATTGTGGATGTGATTGCATTAGTAACTTTACTAGCTCACTAGTAGGAAATTATCGTTTCACTAAATATATGTCCTCGCCAATGTGGATATTAACATTTGCCTACTTCTTTGGATTTCTAGCAATATTTAGTGAGACCTTTTTCTTCACAGACTATGTAGCAGATACCATATACAATGGTGATATTACAGCACCAGAGAACTCAACAGCTTACAATGAATACATCAAGGGTGTCAGAATTGGCTCACTTGCATTTGGCGTAGCATCACTTTCATCGTTAATCACTTCAATGTTGTTGGGACCAACAATGAAGTTGATCGGAACAAGACCAACCTTTGTAGCTTCTTATGTAGTAGTAATGATGCAAAGTGGTATCATGATTTTTAATCGTAATGTTATAGTGTTGTTCCTCCTATCAGCAACTATGCTGTGTAATAGTGTACTACTGACAATTGTTCCATTTATTTTAATATCTCAGTACGAAACCAAATCAATACTGTTGAGAAAGGTTTGGCCATATGCAGATAAGAATTTAATCGGAAGAGCTTGTTCTGTTCTCATCACAGCTTTACTCTTGTCACAAACTATTGCACTACTGACTAATGGACCATTACAAGATTTATATGGTGGTGCAGAGTCTGTGATGATTATTACATGTGCTTCTTCTTTTGTGGGTGCAGTCATCGCTTGCTTTGTAACAATTCCTCCTACGGAAACCAGTAATAAGAATTCCGTCAAACTACCAAAAATCAAGGAAGAAATAACAGAGTTATGA